The following proteins are encoded in a genomic region of Corylus avellana chromosome ca4, CavTom2PMs-1.0:
- the LOC132179207 gene encoding uncharacterized protein LOC132179207 — protein sequence MEAQLLTHHPCSIFTHPRPPYRHPTLPKTPYPASHSRRSFSTRYRPWNSNAETARSSQGFNFEDDKDEGEDQDSEFGFGGSRGRKKKKEKRRWWSDESSSSPEMEEGSGGIFEEIFDSFWIFKVFRSYGWTLPPIILSWLLASGPKAVLMALVLPLGQSVVSLAFEKLWGRKRSRPKRKSRMRRKPSASTVSSVETDAEEQDESRETRKGKMGYQSWVAGNDGPGSNGGQDAPNFGGWDDLDRSGFARRAYRMSGGSRQTTTEKGKLSRRERKSDTPLLLRLLIAVFPFLGSWTKML from the exons ATGGAAGCCCAGCTCCTTACACACCACCCCTGCTCCATCTTCACGCATCCTCGACCTCCTTATCGCCATCCAACGCTACCCAAAACCCCTTATCCGGCCTCTCATTCTCGCCGCTCGTTCTCTACCAGGTACCGTCCCTGGAACTCCAATGCCGAAACCGCCCGTTCCTCACAGGGATTCAACTTCGAGGATGACAAAGACGAAGGAGAAGACCAAGATTCTGAATTTGGCTTTGGAGGAAGCAGAggcagaaagaagaagaaggagaagaggcGGTGGTGGTCCGACGAGTCTTCTTCCTCGCCGGAGATGGAGGAAGGGTCTGGTGGGATCTTCGAGGAAATCTTTGACAGTTTCTGGATTTTCAAG GTGTTCAGATCCTATGGCTGGACACTTCCACCCATTATCTTATCTTGGCTGCTAGCTTCAGGCCCAAAAGCTGTTCTTATGGCATTAGTGCTTCCCCTTGGGCAGTCAGTCGTGTCTCTGGCATTTGAGAAGTTGTGGGGGAGGAAACGAAGCAGGCCAAAACGCAAGTCCAGGATGAGGAGGAAACCATCTGCCAGCACTGTGAGTAGTGTTGAAACTGATGCAGAAGAACAAGATGAAAGTCGAGAAACCAGAAAGGGAAAGATGGGATATCAATCGTGGGTAGCAGGAAATGATGGTCCGGGTTCTAATGGTGGCCAAGATGCACCAAATTTTGGTGGTTGGGATGACCTAGATAGATCTGGATTTGCACGGAGAGCATACCGAATGTCTGGAGGGTCACGGCAGACAACAACGGAGAAGGGAAAGTTGAGTCGCAGGGAGAGAAAAAGTGACACACCTCTGCTCTTGAGATTGTTGATTGCTGTTTTCCCATTTTTGGGTTCTTGGACTAAGATGCTGTAG
- the LOC132179288 gene encoding uncharacterized protein LOC132179288, with protein sequence MEEGSGGIFEEVFDSFWIFKVFRSYGWTLPPIILSWLLASGPKAVLMALVLPLGQSVVSLAFEKLRGRKRSRPKRKSRMRRKPSASTVSSVETDAEEQDESRETRKGKMGYQSWVAGNDGPVSNGGQDAPNFGGWDDLDRSGFARRAYQMSGGSRQTTTEKGKLSRRERKSDTPLLLRLLIAVFPFLGSWTKML encoded by the exons ATGGAGGAAGGGTCTGGTGGGATCTTCGAGGAAGTCTTTGACAGTTTCTGGATTTTCAAG GTGTTCAGATCCTATGGCTGGACACTTCCACCCATTATCTTATCTTGGCTGCTAGCTTCGGGCCCAAAAGCTGTTCTTATGGCATTAGTGCTTCCCCTTGGTCAGTCAGTCGTGTCTCTGGCATTTGAGAAGTTGCGGGGGAGGAAACGAAGCAGGCCAAAACGCAAGTCCAGGATGAGGAGGAAACCATCTGCCAGCACTGTGAGTAGTGTTGAAACTGATGCAGAAGAACAAGATGAAAGTCGAGAAACCAGAAAGGGAAAGATGGGATATCAATCGTGGGTAGCAGGAAATGATGGTCCGGTTTCTAATGGTGGCCAAGATGCACCAAATTTTGGTGGTTGGGATGACCTAGATAGATCTGGATTCGCACGGAGAGCATACCAAATGTCTGGAGGGTCACGGCAGACAACAACGGAGAAGGGAAAGTTGAGTCGCAGGGAGAGAAAAAGTGACACACCTCTGCTCTTGAGATTGTTGATTGCTGTTTTCCCATTTTTGGGTTCTTGGACTAAGATGCTGTAG
- the LOC132177367 gene encoding carboxyl-terminal-processing peptidase 2, chloroplastic-like (The sequence of the model RefSeq protein was modified relative to this genomic sequence to represent the inferred CDS: added 36 bases not found in genome assembly): MNTREQTYMAIKKMLATLDDPFTRFLEPEKFKSLRSGTQGALTGVGLSIGYPSQLDGPAAGLVVISAAPGGPANRAGILTGDVIVAIDDTSTETMGIYDAAERLQGPEGTSVELTIRSGPEIKQVALTREKVSLNPVKSRLCKVPGSGKDSPSIGYIKLTSFNQNASGAVKEAVDSLKSSSVNAFVLDLRDNSGGLFPEGIETAKIWLDKGVIVYICDSRGVRDIYDTDGSSAIAASEPLAVLVNKGTASASEILAGALKDNKRAVLFGEPTYGKGKIQSVFELSDGSGLAVTVARYETPAHIDIDKVGVIPDHPLPISFPKDEEGFCRCLQDPASACYVNRVQLFAR; the protein is encoded by the exons AAGATGCTTGCCACACTGGATGATCCTTTTACTCGTTTTCTGGAGCCTGAGAAGTTCAAGAGTTTGCGG TCTGGAACTCAAGGTGCTCTTACAGGTGTAGGGCTGTCAATTGGCTACCCTAGTCAATTGGATGGACCAGCTGCTGGACTTGTTGTCATTTCAGCTGCTCCGGGAGGTCCTGCAAATAGGGCTGGCATTTTAACTGGGGATGTCATTGTAGCAATTGATGATACAAGTACAGAAACCATGGGCATATATGATGCAGCAGAGCGGTTGCA GGGACCTGAAGGAACTTCGGTGGAATTGACCATTCGTAGTGGACCTGAAATAAAGCAAGTAGCTTTGAC GAGGGAGAAAGTTTCTCTGAATCCAGTGAAATCAAGACTATGCAAAGTGCCTGGTTCAGGGAAAGATTCTCCTAGCATTGGTTATATCAAATTAACATCTTTCAACCAAAATGCATCTG GTGCTGTCAAGGAAGCTGTTGATTCTTTAAAGAGTAGTAGTGTTAATGCCTTTGTGTTGGACCTTCGAGATAATAG TGGTGGTCTTTTCCCAGAAGGAATCGAGACTGCCAAGATTTG GTTGGACAAAGGTGTGATTGTGTATATCTGTGACAGTCGTGGTGTTCGAGATATATATGACACAGATGGAAGCAGTGCAATAGCAGCTTCAGAACCCTTAGCCGTGCTG GTGAACAAAGGAACCGCCAGTGCAAGTGAAATTTTAGCCGGTGCATTGAAAGACAACAAACGTGCTGTGTTGTTTGGAGAACCCACATATGGGAAAGG CAAGATTCAGTCGGTTTTTGAGCTATCTGATGGCTCTGGCTTGGCTGTTACTGTAGCTCGTTATGAGACGCCTGCTCACATAGATATTGATAAG GTTGGTGTAATTCCTGACCATCCTTTACCCATTTCATTTCCCAAGGACGAGGAGGGATTTTGTAGATGCCTCCAGGACCCTGCATCTGCTTGCTACGTGAACAGAGTCCAGCTATTTGCGAGATGA